A stretch of Odocoileus virginianus isolate 20LAN1187 ecotype Illinois chromosome 31, Ovbor_1.2, whole genome shotgun sequence DNA encodes these proteins:
- the SORBS3 gene encoding vinexin isoform X6, producing MADGGSPFLGRRDFVYPSSARDPSASDPGGSPARKEEKKRKAARLKFDFQAQSPKELTLKKGDIVYIHKEVDKNWLEGEHHGRLGIFPANYVEVLPADEIPKPIKPPTYQVLEYGEAVAQYNFKGDLEVELSFRKGERVCLIRKVNEHWYEGRVSGTARQGILPASYVQVTREPRVRLCDDGLQLPASPPRLPTARPARHPSSPLTPHSPADPTDWGGQTSPRRTGFSFPPQEPRPQTQSLSTPGSALSHPGGSSHPQDLGTSSSTTTEIHWTPYRAMYQYRPQNEDELELREGDRVDVMQQCDDGWFVGVSRRTQKFGTFPGNYVAPV from the exons ATGGCGGATGGAGGAAGCCCCTTCCTAGGTCGGAGGGACTTTGTCTACCCTTCCTCAGCCCGAG ACCCTAGTGCCTCTGATCCAGGGGGCAGCCCtgccaggaaggaagagaagaag AGGAAGGCCGCCCGGCTCAAGTTTGACTTCCAGGCCCAGTCCCCTAA GGAGCTGACTCTGAAGAAGGGTGACATTGTCTACATCCACAAGGAGGTGGACAAGAACTGGCTGGAGGGAGAGCACCATGGCCGCCTGGGCATCTTCCCCGCTAATTACGTGGAG GTGCTGCCAGCAGATGAGATTCCCAAGCCCATCAAGCCTCCGACCTACCAGGTGTTGGAGTACGGAGAAGCCGTGGCCCAGTACAACTTCAAGGGGGACCTGGAGGTGGAGCTTTCCTTCAGAAAA GGGGAGCGCGTCTGCCTGATCCGCAAGGTGAACGAGCACTGGTACGAGGGCCGCGTCTCGGGCACCGCACGCCAGGGCATCCTCCCTGCCAGCTATGTGCAGGTGACCCGGGAGCCCCGGGTCCGGCTCTGTGATGACGGCCTCCAGCTCCCTGCGTCTCCTCCCCGCCTGCCCACCGCCCGCCCGGCCCGTCACCCCAGTTCTCCCTTAACGCCGCACAGCCCAGCTGACCCCACCGACTGGGGAGGCCAGACCTCCCCCCGCCGCACtggcttctccttccctccccaggagCCCAGACCTCAGACCCAG AGTCTCAGCACCCCCGGCTCAGCTCTGTCCCATCCTGGAGGCTCCAGCCATCCCCAGGACCTGGGGACCTCATCCTCCACCACCACCGAGATACACTGGACCCC GTACCGGGCGATGTACCAGTACAGACCCCAGAATGAGGACGAGCTGGAACTGCGGGAGGGGGACCGGGTGGACGTTATGCAGCAGTGTGACGACGGCTGGTTTGTGG GTGTCTCCAGGAGGACCCAGAAATTTGGGACATTCCCTGGAAATTATGTAGCCCCGGTGTGA